The following are from one region of the Streptomyces tuirus genome:
- a CDS encoding mannosyltransferase family protein, whose amino-acid sequence MTDLETRAAPTRAGALRRAAPALAGYVAVRALGLLALFLWSTARDKSAYTLLTARWDALWYVRVAELGYGYEVRLANGDVHSNLAFFPLLPWLERLVAAVSPLSYADGGFLVALVSSLAAAWGIFAVADRVYGRRAGVCAVLLWAVLPVGIVQSMAYSESLFTALAAWSLYAVLTGRWVTAGTLALFAGLTRPVGLAVVAAVWVTALTAFARERRATGASAQDTQNARDAPVVPDTPVAPVAPAVPVTPAVPQATAIPHTPAGPDTPVVPGVAAVTPVGTQAPPVPDTPPGPGTPEAPAGPGTPFRRILGMVLAPLGTAGYVLWVGHRTGKGPLGYLDVQAGWRNGFDGGWAFARFVADKFTSFPAALAGVGLIIGVASVVWLYVTGVRQRQPLPLLVYTGVVTALALCASSYFGSKPRLLLPAFPLLLPLALALARARIRSSAAVLGAAAVASALYGAFWLNGSGPP is encoded by the coding sequence GTGACGGATCTTGAGACGCGCGCGGCTCCGACCCGCGCCGGGGCGCTGCGCCGGGCGGCCCCGGCGCTCGCCGGATACGTGGCCGTCCGGGCCCTGGGCCTGCTGGCGCTGTTCCTGTGGAGCACGGCGCGGGACAAGAGCGCGTACACGCTGCTGACCGCCCGCTGGGACGCGCTCTGGTACGTCAGGGTCGCCGAGCTCGGCTACGGCTACGAGGTGCGGCTGGCGAACGGGGACGTGCACTCGAACCTGGCGTTCTTCCCACTCCTGCCCTGGCTGGAGCGGCTGGTGGCGGCGGTGTCGCCGCTGTCGTACGCGGACGGCGGCTTCCTCGTCGCTCTGGTCTCCTCGCTCGCCGCGGCCTGGGGGATCTTCGCGGTGGCGGACCGTGTGTACGGCCGCCGGGCGGGGGTGTGCGCGGTGCTGCTGTGGGCCGTGCTCCCCGTCGGGATCGTGCAGTCGATGGCGTACAGCGAGTCCCTGTTCACGGCGCTCGCGGCGTGGTCGCTGTACGCGGTGCTGACCGGCCGCTGGGTGACGGCGGGCACGCTGGCCCTGTTCGCGGGACTGACCCGCCCGGTGGGACTGGCCGTGGTGGCCGCGGTGTGGGTGACGGCGCTGACCGCCTTCGCACGGGAGAGGCGTGCGACCGGCGCAAGCGCCCAGGACACGCAGAACGCCCGCGACGCCCCCGTGGTCCCGGACACCCCGGTCGCCCCGGTCGCCCCGGCGGTCCCCGTCACCCCGGCAGTCCCACAAGCCACGGCGATCCCCCACACCCCGGCAGGCCCGGACACCCCGGTCGTCCCGGGAGTCGCGGCGGTGACCCCGGTAGGCACGCAAGCCCCGCCCGTCCCGGACACCCCGCCCGGCCCAGGCACCCCGGAAGCCCCGGCCGGCCCCGGGACCCCGTTCCGGCGGATCCTCGGCATGGTCCTGGCCCCGCTCGGGACCGCCGGCTACGTGCTCTGGGTCGGGCACCGCACCGGCAAGGGCCCGCTGGGGTATCTGGACGTCCAGGCCGGATGGCGCAACGGCTTCGACGGCGGCTGGGCCTTCGCACGGTTCGTGGCCGACAAGTTCACGTCGTTCCCGGCGGCTCTGGCCGGTGTGGGGCTGATCATCGGGGTCGCGTCAGTCGTCTGGCTGTATGTGACCGGAGTACGTCAGCGTCAGCCGCTGCCGCTGCTCGTCTACACGGGCGTCGTGACCGCGCTGGCGCTGTGCGCATCGAGCTACTTCGGCTCGAAACCGCGCCTTCTGCTACCCGCCTTCCCCTTGCTGCTGCCCCTCGCGCTGGCCTTGGCCCGGGCGCGAATCCGCAGCTCAGCGGCGGTGCTCGGGGCGGCCGCGGTGGCCTCCGCGCTGTACGGGGCGTTCTGGCTGAACGGCTCCGGTCCGCCCTGA
- a CDS encoding phosphatase PAP2 family protein gives MRTEPKLTRLDRVFARLDREPERPAHIDVPKMSRHRIVLFAATLAFYGAIVWAVVITSWLVRLDWQVMFFRPYQQWSEIHWFVDYYVVLGQRGPTAVMVAAWLGWRSWRQHTLRPLLALGVSLLLLNITVGAAKYGMGRLGPHYATTIGSSEMWLGGDIFPSGHTANAVVTWGILAYLASSARAQRWLSAVSAVTSLGVGMATVYLGTHWLSDVLLGWTAGLLILLGLPWFEPLIARAEHAIFDLRDRLRARGRRTPAEPVGAPPVLVTPVPADRDDVAAHAARAPVYLAPGPHTTRSERTPITPAGSRRPPHPERHPRGSTPSARPVTGG, from the coding sequence GTGCGTACCGAACCGAAGCTCACCCGTCTGGACCGGGTGTTCGCCCGGCTGGACCGTGAGCCGGAACGACCGGCCCACATCGATGTGCCGAAGATGAGCAGGCACCGCATCGTGCTCTTCGCGGCGACCCTGGCCTTCTACGGCGCGATCGTGTGGGCCGTGGTGATCACGTCCTGGCTGGTCCGGCTCGACTGGCAGGTCATGTTCTTCCGCCCGTACCAGCAGTGGTCGGAGATCCACTGGTTCGTCGACTACTACGTGGTCCTCGGCCAGCGCGGCCCGACCGCCGTGATGGTCGCGGCCTGGCTGGGCTGGCGCTCCTGGCGGCAGCACACCCTGCGGCCGCTGCTCGCGCTCGGCGTCTCACTGCTGCTGCTGAACATCACGGTCGGCGCCGCCAAGTACGGCATGGGGCGCCTGGGACCGCACTACGCGACCACGATCGGCTCGAGCGAGATGTGGCTCGGCGGCGATATATTTCCGAGCGGTCACACCGCGAATGCCGTCGTGACCTGGGGAATCCTGGCCTATCTGGCGTCCAGCGCGAGAGCGCAGCGCTGGCTGTCCGCCGTGTCCGCGGTGACCTCGCTCGGCGTCGGGATGGCCACCGTCTATCTCGGTACGCACTGGCTGAGCGATGTGCTCCTCGGCTGGACAGCGGGTCTGCTGATCCTGCTCGGCCTGCCGTGGTTCGAGCCGCTGATCGCCCGGGCCGAGCACGCGATCTTCGACCTGCGCGACCGTCTGCGGGCCCGCGGGCGCCGCACCCCGGCCGAACCGGTCGGCGCTCCGCCCGTGCTGGTCACGCCGGTGCCGGCCGACCGCGACGATGTCGCGGCCCACGCGGCCCGGGCCCCCGTCTACCTGGCGCCCGGCCCTCACACCACCCGCTCGGAGCGCACGCCGATCACCCCGGCCGGCAGCCGTCGCCCGCCGCACCCGGAGCGCCACCCGCGCGGCTCGACCCCGTCCGCCCGCCCCGTGACGGGCGGCTGA
- a CDS encoding helix-turn-helix transcriptional regulator, producing the protein MLETSARLLRLLSLLQAHREWSGADLAGRLGVSARTLRRDVDRLRELGYPVNASPGTGGGYQLGAGAELPPLLLDDDEAVAVAVGLRTAAGQGIDGIGETSVRALAKLEQVLPHRLRRRVGALNAVTVPMLRSTLPSSVDPAVLTEIAHLCRDAERLRFEYTGHDGAPTRRSVEPHRLVCTERRWYLVAWDLDRDDWRTFRVDRIRPKPPHGPRFVPRDPPAEDLAAYVSRGVSTRAYATHALVRLLAPLEEAAQHISPSAGVLEEESADTCLLRCGAGSLDVMVIHVMMLGFEFEVLEPVELIEAIRRTRDRLDGALARAAQSPPRTADGAGRTPGTRSGSGGAS; encoded by the coding sequence ATGTTGGAGACCTCGGCCCGCCTGCTGCGTCTGCTGTCCCTGCTCCAGGCCCACCGCGAGTGGTCCGGCGCCGACCTGGCCGGCCGGCTCGGCGTCAGCGCCCGCACCCTGCGCCGGGACGTCGACCGGCTGCGCGAACTCGGCTACCCGGTCAACGCCAGCCCCGGCACCGGCGGCGGCTACCAGCTCGGCGCCGGAGCCGAACTGCCGCCGCTGCTCCTGGACGACGACGAGGCCGTCGCCGTGGCGGTCGGACTGCGCACCGCCGCCGGACAGGGCATCGACGGCATCGGCGAGACCTCGGTACGCGCCCTCGCCAAGCTGGAGCAGGTGCTGCCGCACCGGCTGCGCCGCCGCGTGGGCGCCCTGAACGCCGTCACCGTGCCGATGCTGCGCAGCACGCTGCCCTCCTCGGTCGACCCGGCCGTGCTCACCGAGATCGCCCACCTGTGCCGGGACGCCGAACGGCTGCGCTTCGAGTACACCGGCCACGACGGCGCCCCCACCCGCCGCAGTGTCGAACCGCACCGCCTGGTGTGCACCGAACGCCGCTGGTACCTGGTGGCCTGGGACCTCGACCGCGACGACTGGCGCACGTTCCGCGTGGACCGCATCAGGCCCAAGCCCCCGCACGGCCCGCGCTTCGTGCCGCGCGACCCGCCGGCCGAGGACCTGGCCGCCTACGTCTCCCGTGGCGTCTCCACGCGCGCCTACGCCACCCATGCCCTCGTGCGGCTCCTGGCGCCCCTGGAGGAAGCCGCCCAGCACATCTCGCCCTCCGCCGGGGTGCTGGAGGAGGAGAGCGCGGACACCTGCCTGCTGCGCTGCGGAGCCGGCAGCCTCGATGTGATGGTCATCCACGTGATGATGCTGGGCTTCGAGTTCGAGGTGCTGGAGCCGGTCGAGCTGATCGAGGCGATCAGGAGGACTCGGGACCGGCTTGATGGCGCTCTGGCTCGGGCTGCGCAGTCACCGCCGCGTACTGCGGATGGTGCAGGTCGAACGCCGGGGACTCGGAGCGGATCCGGGGGAGCGTCGTGA
- a CDS encoding ABC transporter substrate-binding protein: MRRRSPVAEILAAVLLLSLSAACGSRLPESDFEHDDRTSAPRDTAPLRVGIITSATSPVGGSAFTGPRDGARAFFDRLNARGGIDGRRVEVRTCDDGGSGVGNNECVHKLVEEDEVVALVATTALDYAGASRVSRAGVPDIGGQPIGTAYDTYPHLYGIYGSLAPRDGTPGWNGTLYGGTEVYRYFKREHGARTAAVVSYNQSASAAYARLVERGLRAEGYKVVTEQVDFALPNFRAVAADLKEQGADLVFDAIDGHGNARLCQAMDEAGAHVTAKVTNVQNWTSTVADDYKDAPRCRNALWATGASRNFEDTGNLAVREFREATKDLKTHSQWQLEGWAAARWFTDAATSCAGTGITRRCVDAQMNRSQGYTAGGLLLPVRFERLPEPPKTSRTCLSVARWQDGEGWVGQGDMNRTCFTVPQLPYTP, translated from the coding sequence ATGCGTCGCCGGTCCCCGGTTGCTGAGATCCTCGCCGCGGTGCTGCTGCTCTCCCTGAGTGCGGCCTGCGGCAGCCGGCTCCCGGAGAGCGACTTCGAGCACGACGACCGCACGTCCGCGCCCCGCGACACGGCGCCCCTGCGGGTCGGCATCATCACGAGCGCCACCAGCCCGGTCGGCGGCAGCGCCTTCACGGGCCCGCGCGACGGCGCCCGGGCCTTCTTCGACCGGCTCAACGCGCGCGGGGGCATCGACGGGCGCCGGGTCGAGGTGCGCACCTGCGACGACGGCGGCAGCGGCGTCGGCAACAACGAATGCGTGCACAAGCTCGTCGAGGAGGACGAGGTCGTCGCCCTGGTCGCCACCACCGCGCTCGACTACGCGGGCGCCTCCCGCGTCTCCCGCGCGGGCGTCCCCGACATCGGCGGCCAGCCCATCGGCACCGCCTACGACACCTACCCGCACCTCTACGGCATCTACGGCAGCCTCGCGCCCCGCGACGGCACCCCCGGCTGGAACGGCACGCTGTACGGCGGCACCGAGGTCTACCGCTACTTCAAACGCGAGCACGGCGCCCGCACCGCCGCCGTCGTCTCCTACAACCAGTCCGCCTCGGCCGCCTACGCCCGGCTCGTCGAACGCGGCCTTCGGGCCGAGGGCTACAAGGTCGTCACCGAGCAGGTCGACTTCGCCCTGCCCAACTTCCGCGCCGTCGCCGCCGACCTCAAGGAGCAGGGCGCCGACCTGGTGTTCGACGCCATTGACGGGCACGGCAACGCCCGGCTCTGCCAGGCCATGGACGAGGCCGGCGCCCACGTCACCGCCAAAGTGACCAATGTGCAGAACTGGACGTCCACCGTCGCCGACGACTACAAGGACGCCCCGCGCTGCCGCAACGCCCTGTGGGCGACCGGCGCCAGCCGCAACTTCGAGGACACCGGCAACCTGGCCGTACGGGAGTTCCGCGAGGCGACGAAAGACCTGAAGACGCACTCCCAGTGGCAGCTGGAGGGGTGGGCGGCCGCGCGGTGGTTCACGGACGCGGCGACCTCCTGCGCGGGCACGGGCATCACGCGCCGTTGCGTCGACGCCCAGATGAACCGCAGCCAGGGCTACACCGCCGGGGGGCTGCTGCTCCCCGTCCGCTTCGAACGCCTGCCGGAGCCGCCGAAGACGAGCCGGACCTGTCTGTCGGTGGCCCGCTGGCAGGACGGCGAGGGCTGGGTGGGGCAGGGCGACATGAACCGCACCTGCTTCACCGTCCCGCAACTGCCCTACACGCCTTGA